From Candidatus Pedobacter colombiensis, one genomic window encodes:
- the dapA gene encoding 4-hydroxy-tetrahydrodipicolinate synthase produces the protein MNKFHGTGVALVTPFNADGTVDYEGLKRLINHLIEGEVEYLVSLGTTGEASTLNKEDKKKIWEFTAEVNNGRLPLVAGIGGNDTVEVADSIKTFEVNGYDAILSASPYYNKPTQEGIYQHYKAISESSSLPVFLYNVPGRTASNVSPETTCRLANDFKNIIGTKEASGNFDQFNQIMRDKPADFLLISGDDPVAMPMISLGAVGVISVIGNALPKQLSDMIRLSLKGDYAAAQPKHLSLIEFTRMMFAEGNPAGVKAALKHLGICDDHLRLPLVKVSDTLRKAIIAETNELTA, from the coding sequence ATGAACAAATTTCACGGAACAGGAGTAGCATTAGTTACGCCTTTTAATGCAGATGGGACGGTAGACTACGAAGGTCTAAAAAGACTCATCAACCATTTAATTGAAGGAGAGGTTGAATATCTGGTATCATTAGGTACAACAGGAGAAGCTTCGACACTAAATAAAGAAGATAAGAAGAAGATATGGGAATTTACTGCCGAAGTTAACAATGGTCGCTTGCCATTGGTTGCCGGTATTGGAGGGAATGATACTGTTGAAGTAGCAGATAGCATTAAAACCTTTGAGGTAAATGGTTACGATGCCATATTATCCGCCAGCCCATATTACAACAAACCTACACAAGAAGGAATATATCAACATTATAAAGCGATTAGCGAAAGTAGTTCCCTGCCCGTTTTTCTTTACAATGTACCTGGACGTACAGCAAGCAATGTAAGTCCGGAAACCACATGCAGGTTAGCTAATGACTTTAAAAACATCATTGGAACTAAAGAAGCTTCCGGTAATTTTGATCAGTTTAACCAAATCATGCGCGATAAACCGGCCGATTTCCTATTGATCTCTGGGGATGATCCTGTTGCAATGCCTATGATCTCATTAGGAGCTGTTGGGGTTATTTCTGTAATTGGAAATGCTTTGCCTAAACAATTATCTGATATGATCAGGTTATCACTTAAAGGTGATTATGCTGCAGCTCAGCCAAAACACTTAAGTTTAATTGAATTTACAAGGATGATGTTTGCGGAAGGGAATCCTGCAGGCGTAAAAGCTGCATTAAAACATCTGGGTATTTGTGATGACCATCTTCGTTTACCGCTTGTAAAGGTCTCTGATACGCTTAGAAAAGCAATTATAGCTGAAACAAATGAGCTTACCGCATAA
- a CDS encoding RES family NAD+ phosphorylase, which yields MLLYRISLCKRARDMSGEGARLFGGRWNSVGVSMLYLASSRALAALEVLAHLTNIQDPESFCITVFDVPENSVEEVERHLLPKDWNSYPSPSLLKKKGDAFVKNNDALLLKVPSAIVEDEYNYILNVNHPFLANVKIIDSKPFLFDKRLH from the coding sequence ATGTTGCTTTATCGGATTTCGCTCTGTAAGAGAGCCAGAGATATGAGTGGTGAAGGTGCCAGGTTATTTGGCGGACGCTGGAACAGTGTAGGTGTTTCTATGTTATATCTTGCAAGTAGCAGAGCGTTGGCCGCACTTGAAGTATTGGCACATTTAACGAACATACAAGATCCGGAAAGTTTTTGCATTACTGTTTTTGATGTTCCGGAGAACAGTGTCGAAGAAGTGGAAAGACACTTATTGCCTAAAGATTGGAACAGTTATCCTTCGCCATCCTTATTAAAGAAAAAGGGAGATGCCTTTGTAAAAAATAATGATGCTTTGCTTTTAAAAGTACCATCGGCAATTGTCGAAGATGAATATAACTACATTTTAAATGTAAACCATCCTTTTTTAGCTAATGTGAAGATCATCGATAGCAAGCCTTTTTTGTTTGATAAGCGATTGCATTAA
- the tyrS gene encoding tyrosine--tRNA ligase, with product MTNFVEELRWRGMLQDIMPGTEEKLSEGMISGYIGFDPTADSLHIGHLTQIMTLIHFQRAGHKPYALVGGATGMVGDPSGKSDERNLQTEEIIDLYLAGMKRQLSKFLNFSEDGNGAVMVNNADWFKDMNLFTFIRDVGKHITVNYMMAKDSVKRRLEGDSGLSFTEFCYQLIQGYDFYYLWKNMNCLVQMGGSDQWGNIVTGTELIRRKDAGTAFAITTQLIKKADGTKFGKTESGAVWLDPKKTSPYKFYQFWLNASDEDTKKWIRIFTLKSKEEIEALEVEHDAAPHLRVLQKALAEDITIRTHSEEALETAVKTSEFLFGNGSLEFFKTLSEAQVLEIFEGIPQFSISKTELTEGIDAATLLAEKSSVFASKGEAKKLIQGGGVSVNKEKLKDPTDKLTINDLLNDRFIIVQKGKKNYYLLIANS from the coding sequence ATGACCAATTTCGTTGAAGAGTTACGCTGGAGAGGCATGTTACAGGATATAATGCCTGGTACTGAAGAAAAGTTAAGTGAAGGAATGATATCTGGCTATATAGGTTTTGATCCAACTGCAGATTCTCTGCATATAGGACATCTTACGCAGATTATGACACTTATTCATTTCCAACGTGCCGGACATAAACCTTATGCTTTGGTAGGTGGGGCTACTGGAATGGTTGGTGATCCTTCAGGAAAATCTGATGAACGAAATCTTCAAACGGAAGAGATTATAGACCTCTATCTTGCCGGAATGAAACGCCAGCTTTCTAAGTTCCTCAACTTTTCTGAGGATGGCAATGGTGCTGTAATGGTCAATAATGCTGATTGGTTTAAAGATATGAACCTATTTACCTTTATCAGGGATGTTGGTAAGCACATCACAGTCAACTATATGATGGCAAAGGATAGTGTGAAAAGACGTCTTGAAGGTGATTCAGGGCTTTCCTTTACTGAATTTTGCTATCAATTGATTCAGGGATATGATTTCTATTATTTATGGAAAAATATGAACTGTCTTGTTCAAATGGGAGGCTCAGACCAATGGGGTAATATTGTTACCGGTACAGAGTTGATCAGACGTAAGGATGCAGGGACAGCTTTTGCAATCACTACTCAATTGATTAAAAAAGCAGATGGTACTAAGTTTGGTAAAACTGAAAGTGGTGCAGTATGGTTAGATCCTAAAAAAACATCGCCATATAAATTCTACCAGTTTTGGTTAAATGCTTCTGATGAGGATACCAAAAAATGGATCAGAATTTTTACTTTAAAATCGAAAGAGGAAATTGAAGCGCTTGAAGTTGAACATGATGCAGCTCCTCATCTTCGTGTTTTGCAAAAAGCTTTGGCAGAAGATATTACCATCAGGACTCATTCTGAAGAAGCTTTAGAAACAGCTGTAAAAACTTCTGAGTTCTTATTTGGAAACGGTTCGTTGGAATTTTTTAAAACGCTATCGGAAGCTCAGGTTTTAGAAATATTTGAGGGTATTCCACAATTTTCAATTTCAAAAACTGAACTAACAGAAGGGATCGATGCAGCTACTTTACTTGCCGAAAAATCAAGTGTGTTTGCGTCAAAAGGAGAAGCAAAGAAATTAATACAAGGTGGTGGGGTATCTGTAAACAAAGAGAAGTTGAAAGACCCGACGGATAAATTGACAATAAATGACCTTTTAAACGATCGATTTATCATTGTCCAAAAAGGGAAGAAGAATTACTATTTGCTAATTGCCAATTCGTAA
- the ligA gene encoding NAD-dependent DNA ligase LigA, translating to MSLFEVKDKMDALVKELNQHSYNYYVLAMPTIADYTFDQKLEELHQLELAHPEFADPNSPTQKVGGEITKTFTTVKHKWPMLSLGNTYNEQDLRDFDERIKKAIGENFEYVCELKFDGLSISLTYDGSKLVRAVTRGDGTKGDDVTTNVKTIHTIPHQLKADDVPPLFEIRGEIFMHRAAFERLNKDREELGEVQYANPRNFAAGTVKMQDSKEVAKRPLDCFLYSLNTDKDYFKTHWESLQTLKKWGFNVCEHTKLTNNIDEVLLFIKHWENERFKLSYDIDGIVIKVNSYAQQQELGFTAKSPRWAISYKYKAQEVETILEKVTYQVGRTGAVTPVANLKPVQLAGTTVKRATLHNANEIERLDLYEGDSVFVEKGGEIIPKIINVNLDKRKPGATPIIYPSVCPECGTPLIRKEGEVAFYCPNDEACPPQIVGKIQHFISRKAMNIDGLGDETIETFFQRGLVTHISDLYTLHEKAEDLKTLERFGEKSIDNMLNGIELSKLMPFEKVLFGLGIRYVGETVAKKLAFGTKTIDQLASASLEELTSIDEIGQRIAESIIEYFSNPEHMAQIKLLKAYGLQFEAVENEITLQSDKLTGKTFVISGVFGNYSREELKNMIESNGGKILSGISAKLNYLVAGDNMGPSKLEKAKKLNVPLISEDDLLELLK from the coding sequence ATGTCACTATTTGAGGTAAAAGACAAAATGGATGCGTTGGTTAAGGAGCTTAACCAGCACAGTTACAATTATTATGTATTGGCCATGCCTACCATTGCAGATTATACTTTCGATCAAAAATTAGAAGAACTGCATCAGCTTGAACTGGCACATCCGGAGTTTGCCGATCCTAACTCGCCAACACAAAAAGTGGGTGGGGAAATTACAAAAACCTTTACTACCGTAAAGCATAAATGGCCTATGCTCTCGTTAGGAAATACCTATAACGAGCAGGATTTAAGAGATTTTGACGAGCGCATAAAAAAAGCCATAGGTGAAAACTTTGAGTACGTATGTGAACTAAAGTTTGATGGACTATCCATCAGTTTAACTTACGACGGCTCGAAACTGGTAAGAGCAGTTACACGTGGTGACGGCACCAAAGGAGATGATGTAACAACCAATGTTAAAACGATACACACTATTCCACATCAATTAAAAGCCGATGATGTTCCGCCTTTGTTTGAAATCAGGGGTGAAATATTTATGCACCGTGCTGCTTTTGAGCGACTGAACAAAGACCGTGAAGAGCTGGGAGAAGTACAATATGCCAACCCTAGAAATTTTGCAGCAGGCACTGTTAAAATGCAGGATTCAAAAGAAGTCGCCAAACGTCCGCTGGATTGCTTTCTATATTCACTTAACACAGACAAAGACTACTTTAAGACGCATTGGGAAAGTTTACAAACTTTAAAAAAATGGGGTTTTAATGTATGTGAACATACCAAATTAACAAATAATATTGACGAGGTATTGTTGTTTATCAAGCATTGGGAAAATGAACGCTTCAAGTTGTCGTATGACATCGACGGAATAGTAATTAAAGTAAATAGTTACGCGCAACAACAAGAGTTGGGCTTTACGGCCAAATCTCCTAGATGGGCCATTTCCTATAAATATAAAGCTCAGGAAGTAGAAACAATTCTGGAAAAAGTTACCTACCAGGTGGGCCGAACCGGAGCAGTAACACCTGTGGCCAACCTGAAACCAGTGCAACTTGCCGGAACAACGGTAAAAAGGGCAACCTTGCACAATGCCAATGAGATAGAGCGACTGGATTTGTACGAAGGTGATAGTGTTTTTGTTGAAAAGGGGGGAGAAATTATTCCTAAGATCATTAATGTAAACCTCGACAAGCGTAAACCAGGTGCTACTCCTATAATTTACCCATCAGTTTGTCCGGAGTGTGGCACGCCTTTGATTAGAAAAGAAGGGGAAGTAGCCTTTTATTGCCCAAACGATGAGGCTTGTCCGCCGCAAATAGTTGGTAAAATTCAACATTTCATCAGCAGAAAAGCTATGAATATTGATGGATTAGGCGATGAGACGATAGAAACATTCTTTCAACGTGGTCTGGTTACCCACATCAGTGATCTGTATACCTTACATGAGAAAGCTGAGGATTTAAAAACATTGGAACGCTTTGGTGAAAAGTCCATTGACAATATGTTAAATGGTATCGAACTTTCCAAACTGATGCCCTTTGAGAAAGTACTATTCGGACTTGGTATCAGATACGTAGGTGAAACTGTTGCAAAGAAACTTGCTTTTGGTACAAAAACCATCGATCAATTAGCCTCGGCCAGCTTGGAAGAGTTGACGAGCATTGACGAAATAGGTCAAAGAATTGCAGAAAGTATCATTGAATACTTTAGCAACCCCGAGCACATGGCACAAATAAAGCTCTTAAAAGCTTATGGTTTGCAGTTTGAAGCCGTAGAAAATGAAATTACATTACAAAGTGATAAGTTAACTGGAAAAACATTCGTAATTTCAGGCGTTTTTGGGAACTACAGTAGAGAAGAGCTCAAAAACATGATTGAAAGTAATGGCGGTAAGATTTTAAGTGGCATTTCTGCGAAACTTAATTATCTTGTTGCCGGAGATAATATGGGACCATCTAAATTGGAAAAAGCGAAAAAATTGAATGTCCCGCTTATTTCAGAGGATGATTTGTTAGAGCTATTGAAGTAA
- a CDS encoding histone H1, translating to MKKFNEVKELVATLEADADKFYNKANSAAGTRVRKGMQDLKNLAQAIRLEVQETKNKG from the coding sequence ATGAAAAAATTTAATGAAGTAAAGGAACTTGTTGCAACCTTAGAGGCTGACGCAGACAAATTCTACAACAAAGCAAACAGTGCTGCAGGAACTCGTGTACGTAAAGGTATGCAAGATCTTAAAAACCTAGCTCAAGCTATCCGCTTAGAGGTTCAGGAGACTAAAAACAAGGGCTAA
- a CDS encoding DUF2384 domain-containing protein has protein sequence MKRKAETNTELSEPAVAYGALNQTSLLGLLGSNYAVSTDFDLLNLARKGVSKKALVSLVKRISLTIQEVAGIMHISERTLQRYTPSTLIKTEHAEKAIELARLYQRGTEVFGTLDNFNDWMKTPNYTLNGETPLSLLDTSIGFELILQTLGRIEYGVFS, from the coding sequence ATGAAAAGGAAAGCAGAAACCAATACCGAATTATCAGAACCGGCTGTAGCCTATGGTGCGCTAAATCAAACCTCATTATTGGGGTTATTAGGTAGTAATTATGCAGTATCAACAGATTTCGATTTGCTAAATCTTGCTCGTAAGGGAGTTTCTAAAAAGGCATTGGTAAGCCTTGTAAAAAGAATTTCCCTTACCATCCAGGAGGTAGCTGGTATTATGCATATCTCCGAGCGTACGCTACAGCGATACACTCCTTCTACACTTATAAAAACCGAACATGCCGAAAAGGCTATAGAATTGGCCAGGTTGTATCAGCGTGGTACAGAGGTTTTTGGTACATTGGATAATTTCAATGATTGGATGAAAACTCCAAATTATACTTTAAATGGAGAAACACCTTTAAGTCTCCTGGATACTTCTATAGGCTTCGAATTAATATTACAAACACTTGGCCGTATAGAATACGGCGTTTTTAGCTAA
- a CDS encoding aminotransferase class I/II-fold pyridoxal phosphate-dependent enzyme, which translates to MDIFEKIAKHMGPIGQHHKWSHGYFSFPKLEGDIAPHMNFRGKEHLVWSLNNYLGLANHPEVRKADAQGAADFGMAYPMGARMMSGNSKYHEQLEQELAAFVGKPDAFLLNFGYQGMVSIIDSLVDRNDVIVYDAESHACIIDGLRLHMGKRFVYKHNDIDSARKQLERATKLVEQSGGGILLITEGVFGMSGAQGKLKELVDLKKDFNFRLLIDDAHGFGTMGPTGAGTHEAQNCIDGVDVYFGTFAKSMAGVGAFVASTEEMTNFFRYNMRSQTFAKALPMPMVVGLLKRLELLKNNTELREKLWNVATTLQKGLRDRGFDLGVTDTMVTPVFLKGELLEATALTMDLRENYGIFCSIVVYPVIPKGLIELRLIPTAVHTMEDVQRTLDAFSEVSEKLKSGYYKENQFSIA; encoded by the coding sequence TTGGATATTTTTGAAAAGATAGCGAAACACATGGGGCCGATTGGACAACATCACAAATGGTCGCATGGATATTTCTCATTTCCTAAATTAGAAGGCGATATAGCTCCCCACATGAATTTCCGTGGTAAAGAGCATTTGGTTTGGAGTTTGAATAATTATTTGGGTTTAGCCAATCACCCAGAGGTAAGAAAGGCAGATGCACAGGGTGCAGCAGATTTTGGTATGGCTTATCCTATGGGCGCCAGAATGATGTCTGGTAACTCTAAATACCACGAGCAATTAGAGCAGGAGCTTGCAGCTTTTGTAGGTAAGCCGGATGCATTTCTTTTAAACTTTGGTTATCAAGGTATGGTTTCTATTATCGATAGTTTGGTAGATAGAAACGATGTAATTGTATATGATGCGGAGTCGCATGCTTGTATTATAGATGGTTTACGTTTGCATATGGGTAAACGTTTTGTATATAAGCACAATGATATAGATAGTGCCCGTAAACAGCTGGAAAGAGCAACTAAGCTGGTAGAGCAAAGTGGCGGCGGTATACTGTTGATCACCGAAGGTGTTTTTGGAATGTCGGGTGCTCAAGGAAAGCTGAAAGAACTTGTTGATTTAAAAAAGGACTTCAATTTTCGCCTGTTAATTGATGATGCGCATGGCTTTGGTACTATGGGACCTACGGGTGCCGGTACACACGAAGCGCAGAACTGTATTGATGGGGTAGATGTTTATTTTGGTACTTTTGCAAAGTCAATGGCTGGGGTAGGTGCTTTCGTTGCTTCAACTGAAGAAATGACTAATTTTTTCAGGTATAACATGCGTTCTCAGACCTTTGCTAAGGCATTGCCAATGCCAATGGTTGTTGGGTTGTTGAAGCGTCTGGAATTGCTTAAAAATAATACTGAATTAAGAGAAAAATTATGGAATGTAGCTACTACTCTGCAAAAGGGGTTAAGAGACCGTGGTTTTGATTTGGGAGTTACTGACACAATGGTTACACCTGTTTTCTTAAAAGGTGAGTTGTTGGAAGCTACAGCATTGACTATGGATTTGCGTGAAAACTATGGTATATTCTGCTCGATTGTAGTTTATCCAGTGATCCCTAAGGGATTAATCGAATTGAGATTGATTCCTACTGCAGTTCACACTATGGAAGATGTACAGCGCACGCTGGATGCTTTCAGTGAAGTCTCTGAAAAATTGAAAAGCGGATATTATAAAGAAAATCAATTTTCTATAGCATAA
- a CDS encoding ACP phosphodiesterase — protein MNFLSHFYFERNNPDENMVLGVVLPDFIKNAQKDYNLYPLKIKHLFEEEPHQISILNGWKRHIEVDQIFHSSNFFQEYTNELKQLILPSCENSPVKPFFLAHIGLELVLDHLLIVDRLININTFYHQLAGADKTALNSFLRTSSLENTEVFFKFLNRFISSRYLLSYQKIENIAYALNQICKRLWDNPFTDPQLSALTEQLDKFKDTIKDDYLSIFGYIETELNKK, from the coding sequence ATGAACTTCTTATCCCATTTTTATTTTGAAAGAAATAATCCAGATGAAAATATGGTACTGGGAGTTGTTTTGCCTGATTTTATAAAGAATGCTCAAAAAGATTACAACCTCTACCCCCTTAAAATCAAACATCTTTTTGAAGAGGAACCGCATCAAATTTCCATCCTCAATGGCTGGAAGAGACATATAGAGGTTGACCAGATTTTCCATTCTTCTAATTTTTTCCAGGAGTACACAAATGAATTGAAACAGCTGATACTTCCATCTTGTGAAAATAGCCCGGTTAAACCATTCTTTCTAGCACATATAGGCTTAGAATTGGTTTTGGATCATTTATTAATTGTAGATAGACTTATCAACATCAATACCTTTTACCACCAGCTGGCTGGTGCTGATAAAACTGCCTTAAACAGCTTTTTACGTACTTCTTCATTGGAAAACACCGAAGTATTTTTTAAATTCCTTAACAGATTCATTTCCAGCAGATATCTTCTTAGTTATCAAAAAATTGAAAATATTGCTTATGCACTCAATCAGATTTGTAAGCGACTATGGGACAACCCGTTTACGGATCCACAACTATCAGCATTAACAGAACAGCTTGATAAATTTAAAGACACCATTAAAGATGATTATCTATCCATTTTTGGGTATATTGAAACTGAGTTAAATAAGAAGTAA